CGGGAATACTCGTCAGCTGAAACGGTTAGATAAGATGGCGGACGATATAGATGCATTGGAATCTAAATACGAACAGCTGTCAGATGAAGAACTTCGCAACAAAACGGAAGAATTTAAACAACGCTACCAGGATGGCGAAAAATTAGAAGATCTACTAGTGGAAGCCTTCGCCGTAGTCAGGGAAGGCTCTAAACGTGTGTTAAATATGCGGCCGTTTAAGGTTCAGCTGTATGGGGCGATTGCCCTTCATGAAGGTAACATTGCCGAAATGAAAACAGGGGAAGGGAAAACCTTAGCTTCCACGATGCCGGCCTATTTAAATGCGATCACAGGTAAAGGCGTACACATCGTTACAGTCAACGACTACTTAGCTACTCGTGACGCAAGAGAGATGGGGGAACTCTTCCAATTCCTCGGCTTAACGGTAGGGCTGAACTTAAACAACATGTCCAAGGATGAAAAACGCGAAGCCTACAGCGCAGATATTACGTATGGAACGAACAACGAATTTGGGTTTGATTATCTGCGCGATAACATGGTGCTTTACAAAGAGCAGATGGTACAGCGCCCGCTTCATTTTGCCATTATTGACGAGGTGGACTCGATCTTAATTGATGAAGCGCGTACCCCGTTAATCATATCCGGAACAGCTTCTAAATCAGCCGATCTTTACCAGACGGCTAATTCGTTTGTCCGGCTGTTAAATGAAGACGACGATTTTACGTATGATGTTAAAACGAAGAACGTAATGCTCACGGAGGAAGGCATCAATAAGGCGGAAAGCTTTTTTAAAGTGGACAACCTGTTTGACCTCGCTAATGTGACGTTAATTCACCACATTAACCAGGCGTTAAAAGCCCATACGAGCATGCACCGGGATACTGATTATGTCGTGGATGACGGCGAAGTAGTCATCGTGGACCAGTTTACCGGGCGCCTGATGAAAGGCCGCCGCTACAGCGATGGTCTGCACCAGGCCATTGAAGCAAAAGAAGGCCTTCAGATCCAGAATGAAAGCATGACGCTTGCTTCGATTACCTTCCAGAACCTGTTCCGCATGTACGAAAAACTCTCCGGGATGACGGGTACAGCGAAAACAGAGGAAGAAGAGTTCTTAAACATTTATAACATGCGCGTTATCGTCATTCCGACGAACCGTGAAATCATACGTGATGATAAGGCGGACCTCGTTTACAAAACGATGGACGGCAAATTCCGTGCGGTTGTAGAAGATATTAAGGAGCGCCATGAAAAAGGCCAGCCGGTGCTGGTCGGTACTGTGGCGGTGGAGACATCCGAAATTATCTCAAAATATTTGAATAAAGCGGGCGTCCCGCATAACGTCTTGAACGCGAAGAACCACTTCCGTGAAGCGGAGATTATTGAAAAAGCCGGCGAGCAGGGAGCGGTTACCATTGCGACCAACATGGCCGGCCGTGGTACCGACATTAAGCTCGGTAAAGGCGTTAAGGAAGCAGGCGGTCTTGCGGTTATCGGTACAGAACGCCACGAATCCCGCCGGATCGATAATCAGCTCCGCGGTCGTTCCGGTCGTCAAGGCGACCCTGGGATGAGTCAATTCTACCTGGCCACCGATGACGAGCTGATGCGCCGGTTCGCATCTGACAATATGAGGAACATGATGGAGCGTCTAGGTATGGATGACTCCCAGCCGATTGAAAGTAAGATGATTTCCCGTGCCGTAGAATCTGCCCAGAAGCGGGTGGAAGGAAACAACTTTGACGCACGGAAAACCATTCTTTCCTACGATGACGTCCTGCGTCAGCAGCGTGAAGTGATCTACAAGCAGCGCTACGAAGTGTTAACCTCAGAAAATCTGCGCAGCATTATTGAACAGATGATTGAGCGAGCTGTTCAGCGTACCGTAGAAGTCCATACGTCAGATGAAGAGGACGAAAACTGGGAGCTTGAAATGATCGTCGATTACGTCAAGGCGAACCTTCTGCAAGAAGGAGATATTACCCTTGACCATATCAAAGGATTAGACCCTGTCGAAATGCAGGAGAAAATTCTTGAAAAAGTGAAAATGCGTTATGACGAAAAAGAAGAAGAGCTCACCGAAGAGCAGATGCGTGAGTTTGAAAAAGTGATTCTGCTTCGTACGGTCGATCAGAAATGGATGGACCACATCGACCAGATGGATCAGCTGCGTCAGGGAATCCACCTGCGTGCCTATGGTCAGAATGATCCTCTTCGTGAGTATCAATTCGAAGGTTTCCGTATGTTCGAGGAAATGGTATCTGCGATTGATGAAGAAGTTGCCCGCTACGTTATGAAAGCAGAGATCCGCAGCAACCTGCAGCGCGAAGAAGTCGCACAAGGAGCAAAAGCGGTCTCCAACAGTGATAGTGAGGAAAGTAAAGAGAAGAAAAAGAAACAGCCTTATGTGAAAAAAGATACCGTCGGCCGTAACGACCCATGTCCTTGCGGAAGCGGCAAAAAGTACAAAAACTGTCACGGCAAATAAGAGACAGGCAGGCACTCTCGTTCATCCGAGGGTGTCTTCCCTTATGGAAAATAAATC
This Halobacillus salinarum DNA region includes the following protein-coding sequences:
- the secA gene encoding preprotein translocase subunit SecA, which codes for MLGTLKKIFGDGNTRQLKRLDKMADDIDALESKYEQLSDEELRNKTEEFKQRYQDGEKLEDLLVEAFAVVREGSKRVLNMRPFKVQLYGAIALHEGNIAEMKTGEGKTLASTMPAYLNAITGKGVHIVTVNDYLATRDAREMGELFQFLGLTVGLNLNNMSKDEKREAYSADITYGTNNEFGFDYLRDNMVLYKEQMVQRPLHFAIIDEVDSILIDEARTPLIISGTASKSADLYQTANSFVRLLNEDDDFTYDVKTKNVMLTEEGINKAESFFKVDNLFDLANVTLIHHINQALKAHTSMHRDTDYVVDDGEVVIVDQFTGRLMKGRRYSDGLHQAIEAKEGLQIQNESMTLASITFQNLFRMYEKLSGMTGTAKTEEEEFLNIYNMRVIVIPTNREIIRDDKADLVYKTMDGKFRAVVEDIKERHEKGQPVLVGTVAVETSEIISKYLNKAGVPHNVLNAKNHFREAEIIEKAGEQGAVTIATNMAGRGTDIKLGKGVKEAGGLAVIGTERHESRRIDNQLRGRSGRQGDPGMSQFYLATDDELMRRFASDNMRNMMERLGMDDSQPIESKMISRAVESAQKRVEGNNFDARKTILSYDDVLRQQREVIYKQRYEVLTSENLRSIIEQMIERAVQRTVEVHTSDEEDENWELEMIVDYVKANLLQEGDITLDHIKGLDPVEMQEKILEKVKMRYDEKEEELTEEQMREFEKVILLRTVDQKWMDHIDQMDQLRQGIHLRAYGQNDPLREYQFEGFRMFEEMVSAIDEEVARYVMKAEIRSNLQREEVAQGAKAVSNSDSEESKEKKKKQPYVKKDTVGRNDPCPCGSGKKYKNCHGK